In Liquorilactobacillus hordei DSM 19519, the following proteins share a genomic window:
- a CDS encoding TIGR01906 family membrane protein, translated as MIKGRGIKFIENSILFLFILSLSIAITINFTPLYHFFVLKDNLGSLVDLSNQALMREYYHLLSFLNYPWVGSLNFSLPSSTNGIHHFSDVKHLFLVNYSVLILTVVPAYLIIKKMKKEKRLWELIIPAKLMMLGLFVLVMIMVLNFDKFFILFHEVLFRNSDWLFDPNLDPIINTLPDTFFMSCFVLFFCLIEFFLWIGIICGKRSLR; from the coding sequence ATGATAAAGGGCAGAGGAATAAAATTTATTGAGAACAGTATTCTTTTTTTATTTATCTTGTCTCTGAGTATTGCTATTACAATTAATTTCACCCCACTTTATCATTTTTTTGTTCTTAAGGATAACCTAGGTAGCTTGGTTGATTTGAGCAATCAAGCATTAATGAGGGAGTATTATCACTTGCTTTCTTTTTTAAATTATCCTTGGGTTGGCAGTTTAAATTTTTCTTTACCATCGTCTACTAATGGAATTCATCATTTTTCTGATGTGAAGCATTTGTTTCTTGTTAACTATAGTGTGTTGATATTAACCGTTGTACCGGCATACTTGATCATTAAAAAGATGAAAAAAGAAAAGAGATTATGGGAATTAATTATTCCAGCAAAATTGATGATGTTAGGTCTTTTTGTGCTGGTTATGATAATGGTACTTAATTTTGATAAGTTCTTTATTTTATTTCATGAGGTCTTATTTAGAAATAGTGATTGGCTTTTTGATCCTAACTTGGATCCGATAATTAACACCTTACCTGACACTTTTTTTATGTCATGTTTTGTCCTCTTTTTTTGTTTAATAGAATTTTTTTTATGGATTGGGATTATCTGTGGGAAAAGAAGTTTGCGTTGA